A stretch of the Notamacropus eugenii isolate mMacEug1 chromosome 2, mMacEug1.pri_v2, whole genome shotgun sequence genome encodes the following:
- the SCYL1 gene encoding N-terminal kinase-like protein isoform X3: MWFFARDPIRDFPYELSPEPPEGGGAPGPGLWTLHRGKKKATGNAVSVFVFEAKPGEEEQTLVAKAAFKRLKTLRHPNILAYIDGLETDKCLHVVTEPVTPLGTYLKWKADTGGLSELEISWGLHQTVKALSFLVNDCNLIHNNVCTAAVFVDRAGEWKLGGLDYMYSAQGDSGEPPRKGIPDLERYDPPEMTDSSSKGVGEKWSADMWRLGCLIWEVFNGPLARASSLRSLGKIPKSLVPHYCELVGANPRVRPNPSRFLQNCRAPGGFMCNSFVETNLFLEEIQIKEPTEKQKFFQELSKNLDSFPEDFCRHKILPQLLTAFEYGSAGAVILTPLFKVGKFLNAEEYQQKIIPVVVKMFSSTDRAMRIRLLQQMEQFIQYLNEPTVNTQIFPHIVHGFLDTNPAIREQTVKSMLLLAPKLNEQNLNVELMKHFARLQAKDDQGPIRCNTTVCLGKIGPYLSASTRHRVLTSAFSRATRDPFAPSRAAGVLGFAATHNLYSMNDCALKILPVLCTLTVDPEKTVRDQAFKAVRSFLAKLESVSEDPAQLEEMEKDVHRASSPRPGATAASWAGWAVTGVSSLTSKLIRANPSTPDSTPASDTPPRPLPEGPPAVVPAPAPAAAPAQVPPMTSGQWDTRGEGEDKDEEEAAEEGEGSADRWDDEDWGSLEEGEAHREDWSISDREHQSRRAGSPSQKPPESDWSSWEAEGSWDQGWQESRPQKLPEGTKLASEYNWGGTETSEKADPFSALAPRLTANTQDRPKPSLLERRERRGRKKWRPSGQRGRQPRGP; encoded by the exons ATGTGGTTCTTCGCCCGGGACCCGATCCGGGACTTCCCGTACGAGCTGAGCCCGGAGCCCCCCGAGGGCGGCGGCGCGCCGGGGCCGGGGCTGTGGACGCTGCACCGCGGCAAGAAGAAG GCCACGGGAAATGCCGTGTCCGTGTTCGTGTTCGAGGCCAAGCCCGGGGAGGAGGAGCAGACGCTGGTGGCCAAGGCAGCCTTCAAGCGGCTCAAAACCCTTCGGCACCCCAACATCCTGGCCTACATCGATGGGCTGGAG ACTGACAAATGCCTTCATGTGGTGACTGAgcctgtgaccccacttgggacaTACCTGAAGTGGAAAGCAGACACAGGGGGCCTGAGTGAGCTGGAGATCTCCTGGGGGCTGCATCAGACTGTG AAAGCCCTTAGCTTCCTGGTTAACGACTGCAACCTCATTCACAACAATGTGTGTACGGCGGCCGTCTTTGTGGACCGAGCTGGGGAGTGGAAGCTGGGTGGCCTCGATTACATGTACTCAGCCCAGGGGGACAGCGGGGAGCCCCCACGCAAGGGGATCCCTGACCTGGAGCGCTATGACCCACCTGAGATGACAGACAGCAGCAGCAAAGGAGTGGGAGAGAAATG GTCAGCTGACATGTGGAGACTGGGCTGTCTAATCTGGGAGGTGTTCAATGGCCCCTTGGCCCGGGCCTCCTCCCTGCGTTCCCTTGGGAAG ATTCCAAAGTCTTTGGTTCCCCATTACTGCGAGTTGGTGGGGGCCAACCCCAGGGTACGTCCCAATCCATCCCGCTTCCTACAGAACTGCCGGGCCCCCGGCGGGTTCATGTGCAACAGCTTTGTGGAGACCAACCTCTTCCTTGAGGAGATCCAG ATCAAAGAACCTACCGAGAAGCAGAAATTCTTCCAGGAACTGAGCAAGAATCTGGACTCTTTCCCTGAGGATTTTTGTCGGCACAAGATCCTGCCCCAGCTGCTGACAGCCTTTGAATATGGCAGTGCTGGAGCCGTCATCCTCACCCCTCTCTTCAAG GTTGGGAAGTTCCTCAACGCTGAGGAGTACCAGCAGAAAATCATTCCCGTTGTGGTGAAGATGTTCTCCTCCACGGACCGGGCCATGCGCATCCGCTTACTGCAGCAG ATGGAGCAGTTCATTCAATACCTCAATGAGCCAACGGTCAACACTCAGATCTTCCCCCACATTGTGCATGGCTTCCTGGATACCAACCCTGCCATCCGGGAGCAGACGGTCAAG TCCATGCTGCTCCTGGCCCCCAAGCTGAATGAACAGAATCTCAACGTAGAACTGATGAAGCACTTTGCCAGACTGCAGGCCAAGGATGACCAGGGCCCTATCCGCTGCAACACCACCGTGTGCCTGGGCAAGATCGGTCCCTACCTCAGTGCCAGT ACCAGACACCGAGTCCTCACGTCGGCTTTCAGCCGGGCCACCAGGGATCCCTTCGCCCCGTCAAGGGCAGCGGGAGTCCTGGGCTTTGCCGCCACCCACAATCTCTACTCCATGAACGACTGTGCCCTCAAGATCTTGCCAGTCCTCTGTACCCTCACTGTAGACCCTGAGAAAACTGTGCGTGACCAG gcTTTCAAGGCTGTCCGGAGCTTCTTAGCCAAACTTGAGTCTGTGTCTGAAGACCCAGCCCAGCTGGAGGAAATGG AGAAGGATGTCCACAGAGCCTCTAGCCCCAGGCCAGGGGCCACCGCAGCAAGCTGGGCCGGCTGGGCTgtaacaggtgtctcctccctcACCTCCAAGCTGATCCGAGCCAACCCCAGCACCCCTGATAGCACCCCAGCCAGTGACACCCCCCCCAGGCCACTCCCAGAAG gCCCCCCAGCAGtagtcccagccccagccccagcagcTGCCCCTGCCCAGGTCCCTCCGATGACCTCAGGTCAGTGGGACacaagaggggagggggaggacaaGGACGAGGAGGAGGCAGCCGAGGAAGGGGAGGGCTCTGCCGACCGGTGGGATGACGAAGACTGGGGCAGCCTGGAG GAAGGAGAGGCTCATCGGGAGGATTGGAGCATCAGTGATAGGGAGCACCAGTCCAGGAGG GCGGGTAGCCCCTCTCAGAAACCTCCTGAGTCTGATTGGAGCAGCTGGGAGGCTGAAGGCTCCTGGGACCAGGGCTGGCAGGAGTCAAGGCCCCAGAAGCTTCCCGAGGGCACCAAGCTGGCCAGTGAGTACAACTGGGGTGGGACAGAGACCAGCGAGAAGGCAGATCCCTTTTCAGCCCTGGCACCTCGCCTAACTGCCAACACACAG GACAGGCCAAAGCCGAGCTTGCtcgaaagaagagagaggagaggaagaaagaaatggaggccaAGCGGGCAGAGAGGAAGGCAGCCAAGGGGCCCATGA
- the SCYL1 gene encoding N-terminal kinase-like protein isoform X4, with product MWFFARDPIRDFPYELSPEPPEGGGAPGPGLWTLHRGKKKATGNAVSVFVFEAKPGEEEQTLVAKAAFKRLKTLRHPNILAYIDGLETDKCLHVVTEPVTPLGTYLKWKADTGGLSELEISWGLHQTVKALSFLVNDCNLIHNNVCTAAVFVDRAGEWKLGGLDYMYSAQGDSGEPPRKGIPDLERYDPPEMTDSSSKGVGEKWSADMWRLGCLIWEVFNGPLARASSLRSLGKIPKSLVPHYCELVGANPRVRPNPSRFLQNCRAPGGFMCNSFVETNLFLEEIQIKEPTEKQKFFQELSKNLDSFPEDFCRHKILPQLLTAFEYGSAGAVILTPLFKVGKFLNAEEYQQKIIPVVVKMFSSTDRAMRIRLLQQMEQFIQYLNEPTVNTQIFPHIVHGFLDTNPAIREQTVKSMLLLAPKLNEQNLNVELMKHFARLQAKDDQGPIRCNTTVCLGKIGPYLSASTRHRVLTSAFSRATRDPFAPSRAAGVLGFAATHNLYSMNDCALKILPVLCTLTVDPEKTVRDQAFKAVRSFLAKLESVSEDPAQLEEMEKDVHRASSPRPGATAASWAGWAVTGVSSLTSKLIRANPSTPDSTPASDTPPRPLPEGPPAVVPAPAPAAAPAQVPPMTSGQWDTRGEGEDKDEEEAAEEGEGSADRWDDEDWGSLEVICPLPLPLQEGEAHREDWSISDREHQSRRAGSPSQKPPESDWSSWEAEGSWDQGWQESRPQKLPEGTKLASEYNWGGTETSEKADPFSALAPRLTANTQRNPDSWSTEASGDWGTEESWGTLESESRQAKAELARKKREERKKEMEAKRAERKAAKGPMKLGARKLD from the exons ATGTGGTTCTTCGCCCGGGACCCGATCCGGGACTTCCCGTACGAGCTGAGCCCGGAGCCCCCCGAGGGCGGCGGCGCGCCGGGGCCGGGGCTGTGGACGCTGCACCGCGGCAAGAAGAAG GCCACGGGAAATGCCGTGTCCGTGTTCGTGTTCGAGGCCAAGCCCGGGGAGGAGGAGCAGACGCTGGTGGCCAAGGCAGCCTTCAAGCGGCTCAAAACCCTTCGGCACCCCAACATCCTGGCCTACATCGATGGGCTGGAG ACTGACAAATGCCTTCATGTGGTGACTGAgcctgtgaccccacttgggacaTACCTGAAGTGGAAAGCAGACACAGGGGGCCTGAGTGAGCTGGAGATCTCCTGGGGGCTGCATCAGACTGTG AAAGCCCTTAGCTTCCTGGTTAACGACTGCAACCTCATTCACAACAATGTGTGTACGGCGGCCGTCTTTGTGGACCGAGCTGGGGAGTGGAAGCTGGGTGGCCTCGATTACATGTACTCAGCCCAGGGGGACAGCGGGGAGCCCCCACGCAAGGGGATCCCTGACCTGGAGCGCTATGACCCACCTGAGATGACAGACAGCAGCAGCAAAGGAGTGGGAGAGAAATG GTCAGCTGACATGTGGAGACTGGGCTGTCTAATCTGGGAGGTGTTCAATGGCCCCTTGGCCCGGGCCTCCTCCCTGCGTTCCCTTGGGAAG ATTCCAAAGTCTTTGGTTCCCCATTACTGCGAGTTGGTGGGGGCCAACCCCAGGGTACGTCCCAATCCATCCCGCTTCCTACAGAACTGCCGGGCCCCCGGCGGGTTCATGTGCAACAGCTTTGTGGAGACCAACCTCTTCCTTGAGGAGATCCAG ATCAAAGAACCTACCGAGAAGCAGAAATTCTTCCAGGAACTGAGCAAGAATCTGGACTCTTTCCCTGAGGATTTTTGTCGGCACAAGATCCTGCCCCAGCTGCTGACAGCCTTTGAATATGGCAGTGCTGGAGCCGTCATCCTCACCCCTCTCTTCAAG GTTGGGAAGTTCCTCAACGCTGAGGAGTACCAGCAGAAAATCATTCCCGTTGTGGTGAAGATGTTCTCCTCCACGGACCGGGCCATGCGCATCCGCTTACTGCAGCAG ATGGAGCAGTTCATTCAATACCTCAATGAGCCAACGGTCAACACTCAGATCTTCCCCCACATTGTGCATGGCTTCCTGGATACCAACCCTGCCATCCGGGAGCAGACGGTCAAG TCCATGCTGCTCCTGGCCCCCAAGCTGAATGAACAGAATCTCAACGTAGAACTGATGAAGCACTTTGCCAGACTGCAGGCCAAGGATGACCAGGGCCCTATCCGCTGCAACACCACCGTGTGCCTGGGCAAGATCGGTCCCTACCTCAGTGCCAGT ACCAGACACCGAGTCCTCACGTCGGCTTTCAGCCGGGCCACCAGGGATCCCTTCGCCCCGTCAAGGGCAGCGGGAGTCCTGGGCTTTGCCGCCACCCACAATCTCTACTCCATGAACGACTGTGCCCTCAAGATCTTGCCAGTCCTCTGTACCCTCACTGTAGACCCTGAGAAAACTGTGCGTGACCAG gcTTTCAAGGCTGTCCGGAGCTTCTTAGCCAAACTTGAGTCTGTGTCTGAAGACCCAGCCCAGCTGGAGGAAATGG AGAAGGATGTCCACAGAGCCTCTAGCCCCAGGCCAGGGGCCACCGCAGCAAGCTGGGCCGGCTGGGCTgtaacaggtgtctcctccctcACCTCCAAGCTGATCCGAGCCAACCCCAGCACCCCTGATAGCACCCCAGCCAGTGACACCCCCCCCAGGCCACTCCCAGAAG gCCCCCCAGCAGtagtcccagccccagccccagcagcTGCCCCTGCCCAGGTCCCTCCGATGACCTCAGGTCAGTGGGACacaagaggggagggggaggacaaGGACGAGGAGGAGGCAGCCGAGGAAGGGGAGGGCTCTGCCGACCGGTGGGATGACGAAGACTGGGGCAGCCTGGAG GTTATATGTC CCCTGCCCCTTCCTCTACAGGAAGGAGAGGCTCATCGGGAGGATTGGAGCATCAGTGATAGGGAGCACCAGTCCAGGAGG GCGGGTAGCCCCTCTCAGAAACCTCCTGAGTCTGATTGGAGCAGCTGGGAGGCTGAAGGCTCCTGGGACCAGGGCTGGCAGGAGTCAAGGCCCCAGAAGCTTCCCGAGGGCACCAAGCTGGCCAGTGAGTACAACTGGGGTGGGACAGAGACCAGCGAGAAGGCAGATCCCTTTTCAGCCCTGGCACCTCGCCTAACTGCCAACACACAG agAAATCCAGATTCCTGGAGCACAGAAGCCTCTGGGGACTGGGGGACCGAGGAGAGCTGGgggactctggagtcagagagca GACAGGCCAAAGCCGAGCTTGCtcgaaagaagagagaggagaggaagaaagaaatggaggccaAGCGGGCAGAGAGGAAGGCAGCCAAGGGGCCCATGAAGCTAGGAGCGCGGAAGCTGGACTGA
- the SCYL1 gene encoding N-terminal kinase-like protein isoform X2, translating into MWFFARDPIRDFPYELSPEPPEGGGAPGPGLWTLHRGKKKATGNAVSVFVFEAKPGEEEQTLVAKAAFKRLKTLRHPNILAYIDGLETDKCLHVVTEPVTPLGTYLKWKADTGGLSELEISWGLHQTVKALSFLVNDCNLIHNNVCTAAVFVDRAGEWKLGGLDYMYSAQGDSGEPPRKGIPDLERYDPPEMTDSSSKGVGEKWSADMWRLGCLIWEVFNGPLARASSLRSLGKIPKSLVPHYCELVGANPRVRPNPSRFLQNCRAPGGFMCNSFVETNLFLEEIQIKEPTEKQKFFQELSKNLDSFPEDFCRHKILPQLLTAFEYGSAGAVILTPLFKVGKFLNAEEYQQKIIPVVVKMFSSTDRAMRIRLLQQMEQFIQYLNEPTVNTQIFPHIVHGFLDTNPAIREQTVKSMLLLAPKLNEQNLNVELMKHFARLQAKDDQGPIRCNTTVCLGKIGPYLSASTRHRVLTSAFSRATRDPFAPSRAAGVLGFAATHNLYSMNDCALKILPVLCTLTVDPEKTVRDQAFKAVRSFLAKLESVSEDPAQLEEMEKDVHRASSPRPGATAASWAGWAVTGVSSLTSKLIRANPSTPDSTPASDTPPRPLPEGPPAVVPAPAPAAAPAQVPPMTSGQWDTRGEGEDKDEEEAAEEGEGSADRWDDEDWGSLEAGSPSQKPPESDWSSWEAEGSWDQGWQESRPQKLPEGTKLASEYNWGGTETSEKADPFSALAPRLTANTQRNPDSWSTEASGDWGTEESWGTLESESRQAKAELARKKREERKKEMEAKRAERKAAKGPMKLGARKLD; encoded by the exons ATGTGGTTCTTCGCCCGGGACCCGATCCGGGACTTCCCGTACGAGCTGAGCCCGGAGCCCCCCGAGGGCGGCGGCGCGCCGGGGCCGGGGCTGTGGACGCTGCACCGCGGCAAGAAGAAG GCCACGGGAAATGCCGTGTCCGTGTTCGTGTTCGAGGCCAAGCCCGGGGAGGAGGAGCAGACGCTGGTGGCCAAGGCAGCCTTCAAGCGGCTCAAAACCCTTCGGCACCCCAACATCCTGGCCTACATCGATGGGCTGGAG ACTGACAAATGCCTTCATGTGGTGACTGAgcctgtgaccccacttgggacaTACCTGAAGTGGAAAGCAGACACAGGGGGCCTGAGTGAGCTGGAGATCTCCTGGGGGCTGCATCAGACTGTG AAAGCCCTTAGCTTCCTGGTTAACGACTGCAACCTCATTCACAACAATGTGTGTACGGCGGCCGTCTTTGTGGACCGAGCTGGGGAGTGGAAGCTGGGTGGCCTCGATTACATGTACTCAGCCCAGGGGGACAGCGGGGAGCCCCCACGCAAGGGGATCCCTGACCTGGAGCGCTATGACCCACCTGAGATGACAGACAGCAGCAGCAAAGGAGTGGGAGAGAAATG GTCAGCTGACATGTGGAGACTGGGCTGTCTAATCTGGGAGGTGTTCAATGGCCCCTTGGCCCGGGCCTCCTCCCTGCGTTCCCTTGGGAAG ATTCCAAAGTCTTTGGTTCCCCATTACTGCGAGTTGGTGGGGGCCAACCCCAGGGTACGTCCCAATCCATCCCGCTTCCTACAGAACTGCCGGGCCCCCGGCGGGTTCATGTGCAACAGCTTTGTGGAGACCAACCTCTTCCTTGAGGAGATCCAG ATCAAAGAACCTACCGAGAAGCAGAAATTCTTCCAGGAACTGAGCAAGAATCTGGACTCTTTCCCTGAGGATTTTTGTCGGCACAAGATCCTGCCCCAGCTGCTGACAGCCTTTGAATATGGCAGTGCTGGAGCCGTCATCCTCACCCCTCTCTTCAAG GTTGGGAAGTTCCTCAACGCTGAGGAGTACCAGCAGAAAATCATTCCCGTTGTGGTGAAGATGTTCTCCTCCACGGACCGGGCCATGCGCATCCGCTTACTGCAGCAG ATGGAGCAGTTCATTCAATACCTCAATGAGCCAACGGTCAACACTCAGATCTTCCCCCACATTGTGCATGGCTTCCTGGATACCAACCCTGCCATCCGGGAGCAGACGGTCAAG TCCATGCTGCTCCTGGCCCCCAAGCTGAATGAACAGAATCTCAACGTAGAACTGATGAAGCACTTTGCCAGACTGCAGGCCAAGGATGACCAGGGCCCTATCCGCTGCAACACCACCGTGTGCCTGGGCAAGATCGGTCCCTACCTCAGTGCCAGT ACCAGACACCGAGTCCTCACGTCGGCTTTCAGCCGGGCCACCAGGGATCCCTTCGCCCCGTCAAGGGCAGCGGGAGTCCTGGGCTTTGCCGCCACCCACAATCTCTACTCCATGAACGACTGTGCCCTCAAGATCTTGCCAGTCCTCTGTACCCTCACTGTAGACCCTGAGAAAACTGTGCGTGACCAG gcTTTCAAGGCTGTCCGGAGCTTCTTAGCCAAACTTGAGTCTGTGTCTGAAGACCCAGCCCAGCTGGAGGAAATGG AGAAGGATGTCCACAGAGCCTCTAGCCCCAGGCCAGGGGCCACCGCAGCAAGCTGGGCCGGCTGGGCTgtaacaggtgtctcctccctcACCTCCAAGCTGATCCGAGCCAACCCCAGCACCCCTGATAGCACCCCAGCCAGTGACACCCCCCCCAGGCCACTCCCAGAAG gCCCCCCAGCAGtagtcccagccccagccccagcagcTGCCCCTGCCCAGGTCCCTCCGATGACCTCAGGTCAGTGGGACacaagaggggagggggaggacaaGGACGAGGAGGAGGCAGCCGAGGAAGGGGAGGGCTCTGCCGACCGGTGGGATGACGAAGACTGGGGCAGCCTGGAG GCGGGTAGCCCCTCTCAGAAACCTCCTGAGTCTGATTGGAGCAGCTGGGAGGCTGAAGGCTCCTGGGACCAGGGCTGGCAGGAGTCAAGGCCCCAGAAGCTTCCCGAGGGCACCAAGCTGGCCAGTGAGTACAACTGGGGTGGGACAGAGACCAGCGAGAAGGCAGATCCCTTTTCAGCCCTGGCACCTCGCCTAACTGCCAACACACAG agAAATCCAGATTCCTGGAGCACAGAAGCCTCTGGGGACTGGGGGACCGAGGAGAGCTGGgggactctggagtcagagagca GACAGGCCAAAGCCGAGCTTGCtcgaaagaagagagaggagaggaagaaagaaatggaggccaAGCGGGCAGAGAGGAAGGCAGCCAAGGGGCCCATGAAGCTAGGAGCGCGGAAGCTGGACTGA
- the SCYL1 gene encoding N-terminal kinase-like protein isoform X1, whose translation MWFFARDPIRDFPYELSPEPPEGGGAPGPGLWTLHRGKKKATGNAVSVFVFEAKPGEEEQTLVAKAAFKRLKTLRHPNILAYIDGLETDKCLHVVTEPVTPLGTYLKWKADTGGLSELEISWGLHQTVKALSFLVNDCNLIHNNVCTAAVFVDRAGEWKLGGLDYMYSAQGDSGEPPRKGIPDLERYDPPEMTDSSSKGVGEKWSADMWRLGCLIWEVFNGPLARASSLRSLGKIPKSLVPHYCELVGANPRVRPNPSRFLQNCRAPGGFMCNSFVETNLFLEEIQIKEPTEKQKFFQELSKNLDSFPEDFCRHKILPQLLTAFEYGSAGAVILTPLFKVGKFLNAEEYQQKIIPVVVKMFSSTDRAMRIRLLQQMEQFIQYLNEPTVNTQIFPHIVHGFLDTNPAIREQTVKSMLLLAPKLNEQNLNVELMKHFARLQAKDDQGPIRCNTTVCLGKIGPYLSASTRHRVLTSAFSRATRDPFAPSRAAGVLGFAATHNLYSMNDCALKILPVLCTLTVDPEKTVRDQAFKAVRSFLAKLESVSEDPAQLEEMEKDVHRASSPRPGATAASWAGWAVTGVSSLTSKLIRANPSTPDSTPASDTPPRPLPEGPPAVVPAPAPAAAPAQVPPMTSGQWDTRGEGEDKDEEEAAEEGEGSADRWDDEDWGSLEEGEAHREDWSISDREHQSRRAGSPSQKPPESDWSSWEAEGSWDQGWQESRPQKLPEGTKLASEYNWGGTETSEKADPFSALAPRLTANTQRNPDSWSTEASGDWGTEESWGTLESESRQAKAELARKKREERKKEMEAKRAERKAAKGPMKLGARKLD comes from the exons ATGTGGTTCTTCGCCCGGGACCCGATCCGGGACTTCCCGTACGAGCTGAGCCCGGAGCCCCCCGAGGGCGGCGGCGCGCCGGGGCCGGGGCTGTGGACGCTGCACCGCGGCAAGAAGAAG GCCACGGGAAATGCCGTGTCCGTGTTCGTGTTCGAGGCCAAGCCCGGGGAGGAGGAGCAGACGCTGGTGGCCAAGGCAGCCTTCAAGCGGCTCAAAACCCTTCGGCACCCCAACATCCTGGCCTACATCGATGGGCTGGAG ACTGACAAATGCCTTCATGTGGTGACTGAgcctgtgaccccacttgggacaTACCTGAAGTGGAAAGCAGACACAGGGGGCCTGAGTGAGCTGGAGATCTCCTGGGGGCTGCATCAGACTGTG AAAGCCCTTAGCTTCCTGGTTAACGACTGCAACCTCATTCACAACAATGTGTGTACGGCGGCCGTCTTTGTGGACCGAGCTGGGGAGTGGAAGCTGGGTGGCCTCGATTACATGTACTCAGCCCAGGGGGACAGCGGGGAGCCCCCACGCAAGGGGATCCCTGACCTGGAGCGCTATGACCCACCTGAGATGACAGACAGCAGCAGCAAAGGAGTGGGAGAGAAATG GTCAGCTGACATGTGGAGACTGGGCTGTCTAATCTGGGAGGTGTTCAATGGCCCCTTGGCCCGGGCCTCCTCCCTGCGTTCCCTTGGGAAG ATTCCAAAGTCTTTGGTTCCCCATTACTGCGAGTTGGTGGGGGCCAACCCCAGGGTACGTCCCAATCCATCCCGCTTCCTACAGAACTGCCGGGCCCCCGGCGGGTTCATGTGCAACAGCTTTGTGGAGACCAACCTCTTCCTTGAGGAGATCCAG ATCAAAGAACCTACCGAGAAGCAGAAATTCTTCCAGGAACTGAGCAAGAATCTGGACTCTTTCCCTGAGGATTTTTGTCGGCACAAGATCCTGCCCCAGCTGCTGACAGCCTTTGAATATGGCAGTGCTGGAGCCGTCATCCTCACCCCTCTCTTCAAG GTTGGGAAGTTCCTCAACGCTGAGGAGTACCAGCAGAAAATCATTCCCGTTGTGGTGAAGATGTTCTCCTCCACGGACCGGGCCATGCGCATCCGCTTACTGCAGCAG ATGGAGCAGTTCATTCAATACCTCAATGAGCCAACGGTCAACACTCAGATCTTCCCCCACATTGTGCATGGCTTCCTGGATACCAACCCTGCCATCCGGGAGCAGACGGTCAAG TCCATGCTGCTCCTGGCCCCCAAGCTGAATGAACAGAATCTCAACGTAGAACTGATGAAGCACTTTGCCAGACTGCAGGCCAAGGATGACCAGGGCCCTATCCGCTGCAACACCACCGTGTGCCTGGGCAAGATCGGTCCCTACCTCAGTGCCAGT ACCAGACACCGAGTCCTCACGTCGGCTTTCAGCCGGGCCACCAGGGATCCCTTCGCCCCGTCAAGGGCAGCGGGAGTCCTGGGCTTTGCCGCCACCCACAATCTCTACTCCATGAACGACTGTGCCCTCAAGATCTTGCCAGTCCTCTGTACCCTCACTGTAGACCCTGAGAAAACTGTGCGTGACCAG gcTTTCAAGGCTGTCCGGAGCTTCTTAGCCAAACTTGAGTCTGTGTCTGAAGACCCAGCCCAGCTGGAGGAAATGG AGAAGGATGTCCACAGAGCCTCTAGCCCCAGGCCAGGGGCCACCGCAGCAAGCTGGGCCGGCTGGGCTgtaacaggtgtctcctccctcACCTCCAAGCTGATCCGAGCCAACCCCAGCACCCCTGATAGCACCCCAGCCAGTGACACCCCCCCCAGGCCACTCCCAGAAG gCCCCCCAGCAGtagtcccagccccagccccagcagcTGCCCCTGCCCAGGTCCCTCCGATGACCTCAGGTCAGTGGGACacaagaggggagggggaggacaaGGACGAGGAGGAGGCAGCCGAGGAAGGGGAGGGCTCTGCCGACCGGTGGGATGACGAAGACTGGGGCAGCCTGGAG GAAGGAGAGGCTCATCGGGAGGATTGGAGCATCAGTGATAGGGAGCACCAGTCCAGGAGG GCGGGTAGCCCCTCTCAGAAACCTCCTGAGTCTGATTGGAGCAGCTGGGAGGCTGAAGGCTCCTGGGACCAGGGCTGGCAGGAGTCAAGGCCCCAGAAGCTTCCCGAGGGCACCAAGCTGGCCAGTGAGTACAACTGGGGTGGGACAGAGACCAGCGAGAAGGCAGATCCCTTTTCAGCCCTGGCACCTCGCCTAACTGCCAACACACAG agAAATCCAGATTCCTGGAGCACAGAAGCCTCTGGGGACTGGGGGACCGAGGAGAGCTGGgggactctggagtcagagagca GACAGGCCAAAGCCGAGCTTGCtcgaaagaagagagaggagaggaagaaagaaatggaggccaAGCGGGCAGAGAGGAAGGCAGCCAAGGGGCCCATGAAGCTAGGAGCGCGGAAGCTGGACTGA